The genomic interval CTCCATCGATATGCTTTATATGATTATCGTATGATGAAGGATTACTGCTTATCTTAAACCACTGGTATTGCCTGGTTTTGGTATCAATACAAACGAGGCCTACACCCGTCTTGCTGCCGTAAATTTTCAAACCAAGCCATAATTGATCTTTGTTATCAATATAATGACTGATTATTTCGTATTTACTGAACTGTTTTTGAAAAAAGGAAGTTTTGAAAAATTTACAAATTCTTCCGTTACAGGATCAAAAGAATCAATATCAAAGTTTTCAGAGAAAATCCAAAGCTTGCCATTGCTGGCCTTTTGAATGGACAGGATAACGGGATTAGACAGAGAAGGCCGCAGGCCAGTCTGAGGATGAAATACTTTGAAATGGCTGCCATCATAGCGGCACAGTCCGTCGCGGGTCGCCATCCAGATGAACCCACGCTGA from Dyadobacter sp. NIV53 carries:
- a CDS encoding two-component regulator propeller domain-containing protein, with translation MAVTFSGHVIAQSLPASVNLTDQQGLPQSFIPSIVQDQRGFIWMATRDGLCRYDGSHFKVFHPQTGLRPSLSNPVILSIQKASNGKLWIFSENFDIDSFDPVTEEFVNFSKLPFFKNSSVNTK